The Ictalurus furcatus strain D&B chromosome 5, Billie_1.0, whole genome shotgun sequence genome includes a region encoding these proteins:
- the LOC128607721 gene encoding uncharacterized protein LOC128607721: MCLTETWIKPNEYIALNEASPPGYSYVHQPRSTGRGGGVGLIHSKNLVVTQKPKHKFNSFEILYTSISYIATKNKSIPLIIIYRPPGPYTEFLSEFADFVSNLVVSVDKALIVGDFNINFDNLEDPLRLAVVSILDAVGINQNVIGPTHNGGHTLDLILTYGLSIENIIIFPQSEVVSDQYLISFIIHIDHNISTSPRYRVKRTYTSATAPSFINNLEETSIRFGSPSDPIELNQATESLESTLRYTLDRVAPLKRKIIREKKLAPWYNDQTRTLKQTSRQLERKWRQTKLVIFQTAWKESLLKYRKSLGDARKIYFSTLIGDNKNNSRFLFNTVAKLTRNKTTTERNTQSLHNSEDFMKFFIDKVENIRREIQAIKLKPDSTVTNPLHDNVAISDQCLECFAPLRETELATLISSANS, from the coding sequence atgtgtttaacagaaacttggatcaaaccaaacgagtacatagcattaaatgaagccagtcctcctggatacagttatgtacatcagcctcgttcaactggtagaggaggaggtgttggtctcatccatagtaaaaatctagtcgtcacacaaaaacctaagcataaatttaattcttttgaaattctttataccagtataagttatatagccacaaaaaataagtcaattcctctaattattatttacagacccccagggccatatactgaatttcttagtgaatttgcagactttgtctcaaacctggttgtgtctgtagataaagcattaatcgtcggagactttaatattaattttgataacctggaagaccctctaagattagcggttgtgtccatcttagatgcagtagggattaatcagaacgtaatcgggcctactcataatggtggtcacactcttgacctcatactaacatacggactaagtatagaaaatattataatttttccgcagtctgaagttgtctcagaccagtatcttatctcgttcataatacatattgatcataatatttccacctcgcctcgctaccgtgtaaaacgtacctacacatcagctactgcaccgagcttcataaataacctcgaagaaacatcaattagatttggatcaccgtcagatcccatagaactcaatcaggcgactgaaagcttggagtcaacactccgctacacgctagatagagtggctccactcaaaaggaaaataattagagaaaaaaaattagcaccctggtataacgatcaaacgcgaaccttaaaacagacatctcgacaattagaacgtaaatggcgtcaaaccaaactggtgatatttcaaacagcatggaaggagagcctactgaaatataggaaatctctcggcgatgctagaaaaatctatttctccaccttaataggagataacaaaaacaattctagattccttttcaacacagtagcaaaattaactaggaataaaaccactacagagagaaacactcaatcattacataacagtgaagatttcatgaaatttttcattgataaggttgaaaatattagacgtgaaatacaggccattaaattaaaaccggacagtactgtaacaaacccattacatgacaatgtagcaatatcagatcaatgtttagagtgttttgctccgcttagagagaccgaactagctacattaatctcttcagccaattcatga
- the LOC128607720 gene encoding uncharacterized protein LOC128607720 isoform X2, translated as MPAPTHLGPWVNQQRKSRAGPSPPPVFEIPTRNRFAPLRQTRPNAVIVGDSIVRNVHVVSSKGKVRTHCFSGACVLDVAAQVSGILKKDERIGAVVLHAGTNDTRLRQTEVLKRDFSSLIETVRGRSPTANIIVSGPLPTYRRGAEKLFRPDGLHHSSLGAELLSDNISKALHSK; from the exons atgccggcgccaacacacctcgggccttgggtgaaccagcAGCGGAAGTCGCGGGctggaccctctccacctccggtgttcgagattccaaccaggaaccgcttcgcccctctccgtcagaccagacccaacgctgtgatcgtcggggactccattgtgcggaacgtccATGTagtctcatctaaaggtaaggtgcgcacacactgtttttctggtgcttgtgtccttgatgtcgctgcgcaggtatccgggatcctgaagaaggacgagcgcattggagcggttgtgctccacgcggggacgaacgacaccaggctgcggcagacggaggttctgaagagggacttctccagcctgatcgagacggtacgaggcagatcacccaccgcgaatatcatcgtctctggacctcttcccacatacagacgtggagcagaaaa gttgtttcgtcctgatggcctgcaccacAGCAGCCTTGGAGCagaactgctgtctgacaacatctccaaggcactacactccaagtga
- the LOC128607720 gene encoding uncharacterized protein LOC128607720 isoform X1, which translates to MPAPTHLGPWVNQQRKSRAGPSPPPVFEIPTRNRFAPLRQTRPNAVIVGDSIVRNVHVVSSKGKVRTHCFSGACVLDVAAQVSGILKKDERIGAVVLHAGTNDTRLRQTEVLKRDFSSLIETVRGRSPTANIIVSGPLPTYRRGAEKFSRLLALNDWLVSWCNEQNLVFVNNWNLFWERPRLFRPDGLHHSSLGAELLSDNISKALHSK; encoded by the coding sequence atgccggcgccaacacacctcgggccttgggtgaaccagcAGCGGAAGTCGCGGGctggaccctctccacctccggtgttcgagattccaaccaggaaccgcttcgcccctctccgtcagaccagacccaacgctgtgatcgtcggggactccattgtgcggaacgtccATGTagtctcatctaaaggtaaggtgcgcacacactgtttttctggtgcttgtgtccttgatgtcgctgcgcaggtatccgggatcctgaagaaggacgagcgcattggagcggttgtgctccacgcggggacgaacgacaccaggctgcggcagacggaggttctgaagagggacttctccagcctgatcgagacggtacgaggcagatcacccaccgcgaatatcatcgtctctggacctcttcccacatacagacgtggagcagaaaagttcagtagacttctagcattaaatgattggttagtctcttggtgtaatgagcagaatctggtgtttgtcaataactggaatctgttctgggagcgtcctaggttgtttcgtcctgatggcctgcaccacAGCAGCCTTGGAGCagaactgctgtctgacaacatctccaaggcactacactccaagtga